One stretch of Fictibacillus sp. b24 DNA includes these proteins:
- a CDS encoding carbohydrate ABC transporter permease → MAIVCFIPFLMMLVNATRSNEAILSGFTLIPGSSLVENYQTMMSYINIWAGFKNSLIISVLVTLLSGYFSALTAYGFAFYIFKGKNAMFIFMLVMMMVPGQLGLIGFYELSKNLGILDTYIPLIVPAVASPFVVFFLRQYITTTLHPSLIEAARIDGASEFKIFHTIAIPIMMPAIATMSIFTFIGSWNNYILPLVVLFSPEKFTLPVLMGFLKGSQVAQNLGSMYLGIAISVVPIMVAFLFLSKYIVNSISAGSIKE, encoded by the coding sequence ATGGCTATTGTTTGCTTCATTCCGTTCTTAATGATGCTTGTCAATGCGACTCGCTCAAATGAGGCGATTTTATCCGGTTTTACTTTAATACCAGGAAGTTCATTAGTTGAAAACTATCAAACGATGATGAGCTACATCAATATTTGGGCGGGTTTTAAGAATAGCTTAATTATTTCTGTGCTAGTTACGTTATTATCTGGATACTTTTCAGCGTTAACGGCTTATGGCTTTGCTTTTTATATTTTCAAAGGCAAGAATGCGATGTTTATTTTCATGCTAGTGATGATGATGGTTCCTGGTCAGCTGGGGTTGATCGGTTTTTATGAGTTAAGTAAAAATTTAGGGATTCTTGATACGTATATACCGTTAATCGTACCCGCAGTGGCGAGTCCTTTTGTCGTGTTCTTTCTTCGCCAGTATATTACAACGACACTTCATCCGAGTTTGATTGAAGCGGCACGAATTGATGGCGCAAGTGAATTTAAGATTTTTCACACGATCGCAATTCCCATCATGATGCCAGCAATCGCAACAATGTCGATCTTCACTTTTATTGGTTCTTGGAACAATTACATCTTGCCATTAGTTGTTCTATTTTCACCGGAAAAGTTTACATTGCCAGTTTTAATGGGATTCCTAAAGGGATCACAAGTGGCTCAAAACCTTGGATCCATGTATTTAGGAATTGCCATATCAGTTGTACCAATCATGGTTGCTTTTCTATTTTTATCAAAATATATCGTCAACAGCATTTCAGCAGGTTCTATAAAAGAATAG